A genomic region of Saccopteryx bilineata isolate mSacBil1 chromosome 1, mSacBil1_pri_phased_curated, whole genome shotgun sequence contains the following coding sequences:
- the MMP1 gene encoding interstitial collagenase — MHRLPLLLLLWGAGSHGFPAASVNRQDDDVEMVQKYLENYYDLKSNGEQIGRQRKNSLVAEKLKQMQEFFGLKVTGKPDAETLDMMKQARCGVPDVASFALTEGNPRWESTHLTYRIENYTPDLPREDVNNAIKKAFQLWSNVTPLTFTEVFEGQADIMISFVWRDHGDNSPFDGPGGNLAHAFQPGPRLGGDVHFDEEEVWTSDFRNYNLYRVAAHELGHSLGLSHSTDIGALMYPSYIFSGEVQLSQDDINGIQTIYGPSKNPSHPAGPQTPKVCDSKLTFDAITTIRGEMMFFKDRFYIRTSAYYPEPELNFIAIFWPNLPNGLQAAYEVAHKDEVRFFKGTKYWAVQGQNMLPGYPKDIYRSFGFPRSVKNIDAAVFDEDTGKTYFFVANKYWRYDEYRRSMDAGYPKMIAADFPGIGQKVDAVFQKDGFFYFFHRTRQYKFDPKTKRILTLQKANSWFNCR, encoded by the exons ATGCACCGGCTTCCTCTACTGCTGCTGCTCTGGGGCGCAGGGTCTCATGGCTTCCCAGCAGCATCTGTAAACAGACAAGACGATGATGTGGAGATGGTCCAG AAATACCTGGAGAACTACTACGATCTGAAGAGTAATGGAGAACAAAtcggaaggcagagaaagaacagCCTAGTGGCTGAGAAACTGAAACAAATGCAGGAATTCTTTGGGTTGAAAGTGACAGGGAAGCCAGATGCAGAAACCCTGGACATGATGAAGCAGGCTAGATGTGGGGTGCCAGACGTGGCTAGCTTTGCCCTCACTGAGGGGAACCCTCGGTGGGAGAGCACACACCTGACCTACAG aattgaaAATTACACGCCAGATTTGCCGAGAGAAGATGTGAACAATGCCATTAAGAAAGCCTTTCAACTCTGGAGTAATGTCACACCCCTGACTTTCACCGAGGTCTTCGAAGGTCAAGCAGACATAATGATATCCTTTGTCTGGAGAG ATCATGGTGACAATTCTCCCTTTGATGGACCTGGAGGAAACCTTGCTCATGCTTTTCAACCAGGCCCACGTCTTGGAGGGGACGTTCATTTTGATGAAGAAGAAGTGTGGACTAGTGATTTCAGAA ATTACAATTTGTATCGTGTTGCCGCTCATGAACTGGGCCATTCCCTTGGACTCTCTCATTCTACTGATATTGGGGCTTTGATGTACCCCAGCTACATCTTCAGTGGTGAGGTGCAGCTCTCTCAGGATGACATCAATGGTATCCAGACCATCTATG gccCCTCCAAAAACCCCAGCCATCCAGCAGGCCCTCAAACCCCGAAAGTCTGTGATAGTAAGCTAACCTTTGATGCTATAACTACAATTCGCGGAGAAATGATGTTCTTCAAAGACAG GTTCTACATACGCACAAGTGCTTACTACCCAGAACCTGAGCTCAATTTCATTGCTATTTTCTGGCCAAATCTGCCAAATGGACTCCAAGCTGCATATGAGGTTGCTCACAAAGATGAAGTCCGTTTTTTCAAAG GTACTAAGTACTGGGCTGTGCAGGGGCAAAATATGCTGCCCGGATACCCCAAGGACATCTACAGGTCCTTTGGCTTCCCTAGAAGTGTGAAGAATATCGATGCTGCTGTCTTTGACGAAGATACTGGGAAAACATACTTCTTTGTTGCTAACAAGTactggag ATATGATGAGTACAGACGATCCATGGATGCAGGTTACCCCAAAATGATAGCAGCTGACTTTCCTGGAATTGGCCAAAAAGTTGATGCTGTTTTCCAGAAAGATG gttttttctatttcttccacagaACAAGGCAATACAAATTTGATCCTAAAACCAAGAGAATTTTGACTCTGCAGAAAGCTAATAGCTGGTTCAACTGTAGATAA